From Verrucomicrobia bacterium S94, the proteins below share one genomic window:
- a CDS encoding efflux RND transporter periplasmic adaptor subunit, with protein MSILQSGELLAKQSRDIQNEAFRDAKITSIVDDGAFVTNGQLLFELESAQLQERYLDQQSDVAEAEANLKLAIENLEIAKLKNATDLETAKMKAELARMDLRKYEDVEYQQQVDKAQSDIYLAEQELKKARNELAGTQELYDKGYSNRTELEADLLGVERKEIEVKNKKADLEILKNYTHIKRKMELENAVSNAVSALERMKKSQAADIQSKIAGIESKKTRLEIERNQLATKEKEFANTKVYADFDGQVFYPKERHRPKIEKGATVQMRQKILSYPDLSAWNLKVGVPEAMIDKVSVGQHAVATLDALPGLVLEGNIEKVSAVPDSQNWFNSGVKTYTIMVDVTTETEAQLKPGMSATVEIITDELKNVLYVPIQAVVSRDGKHYVYVVKRGRKELREVEIGKFNTHSIEIVSGLELDEELLLYAEVELEADAQMKKSPLDAEDENGGETVEKKAKEEQ; from the coding sequence GTGAGTATTCTGCAGTCGGGTGAACTGCTTGCAAAACAAAGCCGGGATATTCAGAACGAAGCCTTTCGTGATGCCAAGATTACGAGCATTGTGGACGACGGGGCGTTTGTAACGAACGGACAGCTGCTTTTTGAGCTGGAATCCGCACAGCTGCAGGAACGGTATCTGGACCAGCAGTCCGATGTGGCCGAGGCGGAAGCGAATCTGAAGCTGGCGATCGAAAACCTGGAAATTGCGAAGCTGAAAAATGCCACCGATCTGGAAACGGCCAAAATGAAAGCGGAACTGGCCCGGATGGATTTGAGGAAATACGAAGATGTGGAATATCAGCAGCAGGTGGATAAGGCGCAGTCGGACATTTATCTGGCAGAGCAGGAACTGAAAAAAGCAAGAAACGAACTGGCCGGCACTCAGGAGCTCTATGACAAAGGCTACTCTAACCGCACTGAGCTGGAGGCCGATCTGCTGGGAGTGGAACGGAAGGAAATTGAGGTTAAAAATAAAAAAGCCGATCTCGAAATTCTGAAAAACTACACGCATATCAAACGGAAAATGGAGCTTGAAAATGCGGTATCCAACGCTGTGTCGGCACTGGAACGCATGAAAAAATCCCAGGCAGCGGATATTCAGAGTAAGATCGCCGGCATTGAATCGAAGAAGACCCGCCTGGAGATTGAGCGGAATCAGCTGGCGACGAAGGAAAAGGAATTTGCCAATACCAAAGTGTATGCCGATTTTGACGGTCAGGTATTTTATCCCAAGGAGCGGCATCGGCCGAAAATTGAAAAAGGCGCAACGGTTCAGATGCGGCAGAAAATTCTTTCTTATCCGGACCTTTCGGCCTGGAATCTGAAAGTGGGTGTTCCGGAGGCAATGATCGATAAAGTGTCGGTAGGGCAGCATGCCGTGGCGACTCTGGATGCGCTTCCGGGGCTCGTTCTGGAGGGTAATATTGAAAAAGTGAGTGCCGTGCCGGATTCGCAGAACTGGTTTAATTCGGGCGTAAAGACCTATACGATTATGGTGGATGTCACAACCGAGACTGAAGCGCAGCTCAAGCCGGGGATGTCGGCCACGGTCGAGATTATTACGGATGAGCTTAAAAACGTGCTTTATGTGCCGATTCAGGCTGTGGTTTCGCGCGATGGAAAACATTACGTGTATGTGGTTAAGCGCGGCCGTAAAGAACTGCGTGAAGTTGAAATCGGAAAATTCAATACGCATTCGATAGAGATTGTTTCCGGACTGGAACTCGATGAAGAACTGCTTCTTTATGCTGAAGTGGAACTGGAGGCGGATGCACAGATGAAAAAAAGCCCGCTTGATGCAGAGGATGAAAACGGCGGTGAAACCGTAGAGAAGAAGGCTAAGGAAGAGCAATGA
- a CDS encoding TolC family protein: MSMGAMDLRTFRLTGGAVLFLLLASCTKIGNYAEKRANKAAYGNIAGAQLSAFGETDTFSIGEKENELLQQLLEMDRKQEEVQLISLADTIALAMANSRSYQAAKENLFIEALNLTETQKDFNWDTSASSVAASTGISKENGNVETFGENGVDGNLTLGISRTLVSGAKVSLGFTHAFLNAFSSPDTSSEGNAISLNIVQPLLNGFGPLVAKEQLRQAERDMVYAVREFKRYQQDFVIDIADQYYSALETRDKLINQRRNYESAVANREQTEAMAKAGRIKEFEAAQAKQSELNAADSLTLAISNYQAALDDFRYTLGIPIDLNVEPDPQELTLLEERGLVQFDIDLETALDSALSNRLDLINQRDAVEDRKRLVEIARRDFLPDLDASYNVTADPGFESSDQVSQDLTVSLDIPFDWTEKRNDYRIAQIRLDQAIRSLEAEEDDIRRDVRDLWRKLERNRSVYKNRLLSVRLSERRVENTELLLQQGKVQTRDLLDAQDDLLSSRNEATSALVDYTINRLRFWDAIERFEIDPKGMWYEQSKEEPTE; this comes from the coding sequence TTGTCTATGGGAGCTATGGATTTAAGAACATTCAGGTTGACGGGCGGGGCAGTGTTATTTCTGTTGCTGGCCTCTTGTACAAAAATCGGGAATTATGCGGAGAAGAGGGCGAATAAAGCGGCTTACGGAAATATTGCCGGAGCGCAGCTGTCCGCCTTTGGGGAGACCGATACTTTTTCCATTGGGGAAAAGGAAAACGAACTGCTTCAACAGTTGTTGGAAATGGACCGGAAGCAGGAAGAAGTGCAGTTGATCAGTCTTGCTGATACGATTGCTCTGGCCATGGCCAACAGCCGTTCCTATCAGGCCGCAAAAGAAAACCTTTTCATTGAAGCATTGAACCTGACGGAAACGCAGAAGGACTTCAACTGGGATACCAGTGCGTCCAGTGTTGCGGCCAGTACCGGGATTTCCAAGGAGAACGGTAACGTTGAAACGTTCGGTGAAAACGGGGTGGATGGAAATCTGACGCTGGGTATTTCGCGGACACTGGTTTCCGGAGCGAAGGTTTCGCTGGGATTTACTCATGCGTTTCTGAATGCATTTTCCTCGCCGGACACATCGTCGGAAGGAAATGCCATTTCTTTGAATATTGTTCAGCCCCTTCTGAACGGATTCGGACCGCTTGTGGCGAAAGAGCAGCTCAGGCAGGCTGAGCGGGATATGGTGTATGCTGTGCGGGAGTTCAAACGCTATCAACAGGATTTTGTGATTGATATTGCAGATCAGTATTATTCCGCGCTGGAGACTCGTGATAAATTGATCAACCAGCGGAGGAACTATGAAAGTGCGGTTGCCAACCGTGAGCAGACGGAAGCAATGGCGAAAGCCGGCCGCATTAAGGAGTTTGAGGCTGCGCAGGCAAAACAGAGTGAACTGAATGCGGCGGACAGCCTGACGTTGGCGATCTCGAACTATCAAGCGGCGCTGGACGATTTTCGTTACACACTTGGTATTCCTATTGATCTGAATGTGGAACCTGACCCTCAGGAGTTGACACTGCTGGAGGAGCGCGGTCTGGTTCAGTTTGATATCGATCTGGAAACTGCTCTGGACAGTGCTCTTTCCAACCGGCTGGATCTCATTAATCAGCGTGATGCCGTTGAGGACAGAAAACGTTTGGTGGAAATTGCCCGCCGCGATTTTCTTCCGGATCTGGACGCGAGTTATAATGTGACGGCTGATCCGGGATTTGAAAGCAGTGATCAGGTCAGTCAGGATTTGACGGTGTCGCTGGATATTCCGTTTGACTGGACGGAAAAACGGAATGATTACCGGATTGCACAGATCCGGCTGGACCAGGCGATCAGAAGTCTGGAGGCGGAAGAGGATGATATCCGGCGCGATGTGCGGGACCTGTGGCGTAAACTGGAGCGAAACCGATCCGTGTATAAGAACCGTCTGTTGTCCGTACGGTTGTCTGAACGGCGGGTGGAGAATACCGAGCTTCTGCTTCAACAGGGGAAGGTGCAGACGCGGGATCTGCTGGATGCGCAGGACGATCTGCTGAGTTCCCGGAATGAAGCAACCAGTGCGCTGGTGGATTATACGATTAACCGCCTGCGTTTCTGGGATGCAATTGAACGATTTGAAATTGACCCTAAGGGAATGTGGTATGAGCAATCCAAAGAAGAACCTACTGAGTAA
- a CDS encoding diacylglycerol kinase family lipid kinase: protein MEQVLVLINPKSGVGGPYRYITAVQEAWDDPWHDVYYQFSQSAADGAEKVSRAVEHGINTVLVVGGDGMVNTIGSELVGTDVRLGVLPAGSGNGFARHFKTPLQPVPAAKALLNGQTAKIDVGKVNDRLFFVTCSMAWDAALVEAFEKYPFRGIVPYVLAGAQQLLEYRAQPFHVKIDNEELELKHPLIFTIANLSQFGSDVLVAPDAKADDGNLELVAIETKDVPLVLAQVHRFIEKTFHQHHLVTNRNFKKMTVRRENDTPIQVDGELYHAEGDVHIEVLPSALNVIVPSI from the coding sequence ATGGAACAGGTTCTCGTACTCATCAACCCCAAATCCGGCGTAGGCGGCCCATACCGTTACATTACGGCAGTGCAGGAAGCCTGGGATGATCCCTGGCACGACGTATATTATCAGTTCAGCCAGTCTGCCGCAGACGGTGCCGAAAAAGTAAGCCGCGCCGTAGAGCACGGTATCAACACCGTACTTGTTGTAGGCGGAGACGGCATGGTGAACACCATCGGTTCCGAACTGGTCGGAACCGATGTGCGGCTCGGCGTTCTTCCGGCCGGCAGCGGAAACGGCTTTGCCCGCCATTTCAAAACACCGCTTCAGCCTGTTCCCGCCGCTAAAGCCCTGCTTAACGGTCAAACCGCAAAAATCGATGTAGGGAAAGTCAACGACCGGCTATTCTTCGTGACCTGCTCCATGGCCTGGGACGCCGCACTTGTGGAAGCGTTCGAAAAATATCCGTTCCGCGGTATTGTTCCCTATGTTCTGGCCGGAGCTCAGCAGCTGCTCGAATACCGCGCACAGCCGTTTCATGTAAAAATCGATAATGAGGAACTGGAGCTTAAACATCCGCTGATTTTCACCATCGCCAACCTTTCCCAATTCGGCAGCGATGTCCTGGTGGCCCCTGACGCCAAAGCCGATGACGGCAATCTGGAACTGGTTGCCATCGAAACCAAAGACGTTCCGCTGGTCCTTGCACAGGTTCACCGCTTCATCGAAAAAACGTTCCACCAGCATCATCTGGTAACCAACCGTAATTTCAAAAAAATGACAGTCCGACGCGAAAATGACACCCCGATCCAGGTTGACGGCGAACTGTATCATGCCGAAGGCGATGTTCATATCGAAGTTCTTCCATCCGCACTGAATGTAATCGTTCCCTCTATATAG
- a CDS encoding nucleoside deaminase, producing the protein MDDFSEDEFYMRMALREAQQAADEGEVPCGAVIVLNGEVIGKAHNQTEMLNDPTAHAEVLAITQATQTVGNWRLIDAVMYVTKEPCPMCAGALVLSRMKKVVWGMTDPVRGGATSKFNILNEADLNHAVETEAGLLEGECRFVMQEFFHNLRKKSKDRKKQRRLNEDSPAD; encoded by the coding sequence ATGGATGATTTTTCAGAAGACGAGTTCTACATGCGTATGGCCCTGCGTGAAGCACAACAGGCCGCCGACGAAGGCGAAGTCCCCTGCGGAGCCGTAATTGTGCTCAACGGCGAAGTAATCGGCAAAGCACACAACCAGACCGAAATGCTCAACGACCCCACCGCACACGCCGAAGTACTCGCCATCACCCAGGCCACACAGACCGTCGGAAACTGGCGGCTCATCGATGCCGTCATGTATGTCACCAAAGAACCCTGTCCGATGTGCGCCGGCGCCCTGGTTCTTTCGCGCATGAAAAAAGTGGTCTGGGGCATGACCGATCCGGTTCGCGGCGGTGCAACGTCAAAATTCAATATTCTCAACGAAGCCGACCTGAATCATGCAGTAGAAACAGAAGCCGGTCTGCTCGAAGGAGAATGCCGTTTTGTGATGCAGGAATTTTTTCACAACCTGCGCAAAAAATCCAAAGACCGGAAAAAGCAGCGCCGGCTTAACGAAGATTCACCTGCAGATTAA
- the miaB gene encoding tRNA (N6-isopentenyl adenosine(37)-C2)-methylthiotransferase MiaB, giving the protein MKCCVVTLGCQMNQSDSERIRSVIEKYGFEMTASEEEADLIGIVACSVRQKAIDKVYSKISKWNKWKNERPLVTFVSGCILPADEVKFLKLFDLVFRMNELPDLPKMLQQCGVATEFSVRNPVADIERHDERTDFWQVDPTYSSDFEAFVPIQNGCDKFCSFCAVPYTRGREVSRLSGDILEEVQKLIERDVKSITLLGQNVNSYGLDKKGEEISFAELLRKIGELGNASGRDFWVYFTSPHPRDMTRDVIEAIADYECLAKQIHLPVQSGDEKLLRRMNRNYSIEAYMKIVRDIRELLPTATIFTDIIVGFTGETDEQLENTAKLMEDVKFNMAYIAKYSPRVGARSARWEDDVTPKQKSERLARLTEVLKRTSLEHNEAMIGKTYKVLVERVDPRSEGALQGRTEGKLPVRITDAPADLVGTFQAVEITRASELSLTGRLVA; this is encoded by the coding sequence ATGAAATGTTGCGTTGTCACTTTAGGCTGTCAGATGAACCAGTCGGATTCCGAGCGGATCCGCAGTGTGATTGAAAAATACGGTTTTGAAATGACCGCTTCCGAGGAGGAGGCGGATCTGATCGGCATTGTGGCGTGCTCGGTGCGGCAGAAAGCCATTGATAAAGTCTACAGCAAAATCTCAAAGTGGAATAAATGGAAGAATGAGCGTCCGTTGGTAACGTTTGTTTCCGGCTGTATCCTGCCGGCCGATGAGGTGAAATTTCTGAAATTGTTCGATCTGGTGTTCCGGATGAACGAGCTGCCGGATCTGCCGAAGATGCTGCAGCAGTGCGGTGTGGCTACGGAGTTTTCGGTCCGTAATCCGGTTGCCGATATTGAGCGGCATGACGAGCGTACTGATTTCTGGCAGGTGGACCCGACCTACAGTTCGGATTTTGAAGCTTTTGTCCCGATTCAGAATGGGTGCGATAAATTCTGCTCGTTCTGTGCGGTGCCTTATACCCGCGGGCGGGAAGTATCGCGCCTGAGCGGTGATATTCTTGAAGAAGTCCAAAAACTGATTGAGCGCGATGTGAAATCGATTACGTTGCTGGGCCAGAATGTCAATTCCTACGGGCTGGATAAAAAGGGCGAAGAGATTTCGTTTGCAGAACTGCTGCGGAAAATCGGCGAACTGGGGAATGCCAGCGGCAGGGATTTCTGGGTATACTTTACTTCTCCGCATCCGCGGGATATGACGCGGGATGTGATTGAAGCGATTGCTGATTATGAGTGTCTGGCCAAGCAGATTCATCTGCCGGTGCAGAGCGGCGATGAAAAACTGCTGCGCAGGATGAACCGTAATTACAGCATTGAAGCCTATATGAAGATTGTACGCGATATTCGGGAGCTGCTGCCGACGGCTACCATTTTCACTGATATCATTGTCGGTTTTACCGGCGAGACCGATGAGCAGCTGGAGAATACGGCAAAGCTGATGGAGGATGTGAAATTCAATATGGCTTACATTGCCAAGTATTCCCCGCGTGTCGGTGCCCGTTCCGCCCGATGGGAGGACGATGTTACGCCGAAGCAGAAAAGTGAACGTCTGGCGCGTCTGACGGAAGTGCTTAAGCGCACATCGCTGGAGCATAATGAAGCGATGATCGGCAAAACCTATAAAGTGCTGGTTGAACGTGTTGATCCCCGCTCTGAAGGGGCGCTGCAGGGGCGGACTGAAGGTAAGCTTCCGGTACGGATTACTGATGCGCCGGCCGATCTGGTCGGCACATTTCAGGCGGTTGAAATTACCCGGGCTTCCGAGTTGTCGCTGACAGGCAGACTGGTTGCTTAA
- a CDS encoding oxidoreductase gives MWTVCRARLEMLSTTKKRNTCRVLEVRRLTPETTVVRFERQGLEFEPGQYIRVGLEGDPEIRDYSVYSGANKTDYLEVLVRRVEDGLVSKQLCDLEVGETVSVGGPYGHFKLLDEIRKKPLLLISTGTGISPFHSFAESYEGLSYRLIHGTARVDESYESDFYGDHYFHCVSREEGGDFKGRVTDYLRDLEIAPETNAFLCGNCDMIYEVFDMLQDKGLPTAQIHTEVYF, from the coding sequence ATGTGGACTGTTTGCAGAGCGAGGTTAGAGATGCTTTCAACAACAAAGAAAAGAAATACGTGCAGGGTTCTTGAGGTCCGCCGTTTGACACCGGAAACCACTGTGGTGCGTTTTGAGCGCCAGGGGCTTGAGTTCGAGCCGGGACAGTATATCCGGGTCGGGCTGGAAGGTGATCCGGAGATTCGTGACTATTCTGTTTATTCCGGAGCTAACAAAACGGATTATCTTGAAGTTCTCGTTCGCCGGGTGGAAGACGGTCTGGTTTCGAAACAGCTGTGTGACCTCGAGGTGGGTGAAACGGTGAGTGTCGGCGGTCCGTACGGCCATTTTAAACTGCTGGATGAGATACGGAAAAAACCGCTGCTGCTGATTTCCACCGGCACCGGGATTTCACCGTTTCACAGTTTTGCCGAATCGTATGAAGGGCTCAGCTATCGCCTGATTCATGGTACAGCCCGGGTGGATGAATCCTACGAATCCGATTTCTACGGGGATCATTATTTCCATTGTGTGTCGCGCGAAGAGGGCGGTGATTTTAAAGGGCGTGTGACGGACTATCTGCGGGATCTGGAGATCGCCCCGGAAACCAATGCGTTTCTGTGCGGTAATTGCGATATGATCTATGAAGTCTTCGATATGCTGCAGGATAAAGGGCTGCCCACGGCTCAGATTCATACCGAGGTCTACTTTTAA
- a CDS encoding ABC transporter ATP-binding protein, which yields MQKPYKPIPCVILERIFIINRQPASLTAYFRPLRLDIAGTILFGLLTVGCSLSMPIIVRWIIDGLQEGTLTTPLLTRYFLYFFAIGSVSVVFSRYLRKIPMRMSHKVECALRHDLFTHLTAMDQEFFRSERTGDLMTRLSSDITIIRDSIGQGFLQGSRTILMAVMASGIMLTTDWQLALIIIGLFTPLVLAFFIVLRKMRVYQQELQEHVSEVSNYSQETFSGIRCIKGFALEKRRNAEFEELNSGLITKNMKVATTRHFLFSFMAFGFTIGTILILIFGGKKVINGELTIGTIQQFISYIAILQWPLLAISWVLSMFERGRVSWKRVKQILDREPGIQNPAEIPDTGKTPAPTIVFRDLDLEIDGRTFLKNINLEIPCGQTLGITGPTGSGKTLLTSLVARLSDPTRGSITIGGTDIREMPLTRLRGMIGYAAQEPVLFSRTLEHNIGFGLEDPDFSTIGWAADIAHLHDDVAGFPEQYQTMLGERGVTLSGGQRQRTSISRAIARKPEILILDDVLSAVDTQTEAAIMSKLQPVMNERTTLFVSHRISTLRYADTIIVIEDGKITQRGTHEELIAQPGYYAELNTMQQLQEKLEEER from the coding sequence TTGCAAAAACCATATAAGCCGATACCTTGTGTCATCCTTGAAAGGATTTTCATCATCAACAGACAACCCGCCAGTTTAACCGCCTATTTCCGGCCGCTCCGCCTCGACATTGCAGGAACCATTCTCTTCGGCCTGCTCACCGTCGGATGCAGCCTGAGTATGCCGATCATCGTCCGCTGGATCATCGACGGCCTCCAGGAAGGCACCCTGACCACGCCGCTGCTGACCCGCTATTTTCTCTATTTTTTCGCCATCGGTTCGGTTTCGGTTGTTTTTTCGCGTTATCTGCGAAAAATCCCCATGCGCATGTCACACAAGGTCGAATGTGCACTGCGACACGATCTCTTCACCCACCTCACCGCCATGGATCAGGAATTTTTCCGCTCTGAACGCACCGGCGATCTGATGACCCGTCTCTCTTCCGATATCACCATCATCCGCGATTCCATCGGGCAGGGTTTCCTCCAGGGCTCGCGCACCATCCTGATGGCCGTAATGGCATCCGGCATCATGCTGACGACCGACTGGCAGCTCGCCCTGATCATCATCGGCCTGTTCACCCCGCTTGTACTCGCCTTTTTTATAGTGCTGCGGAAAATGCGCGTCTACCAGCAGGAACTGCAGGAACATGTCTCCGAGGTTTCGAACTATTCCCAGGAAACCTTTTCCGGCATTCGCTGCATCAAAGGCTTCGCCCTCGAAAAAAGGCGGAATGCCGAATTCGAAGAGCTGAATTCCGGCCTCATCACCAAAAACATGAAAGTAGCCACCACCCGCCACTTCCTCTTTTCCTTCATGGCGTTCGGTTTTACTATCGGCACCATTCTCATTCTCATTTTCGGCGGAAAAAAAGTCATCAATGGCGAGCTGACCATCGGAACCATCCAGCAGTTCATCTCCTACATCGCCATTCTCCAATGGCCGCTCCTGGCCATCAGCTGGGTGCTTTCCATGTTTGAACGCGGTCGCGTCAGCTGGAAGCGCGTAAAACAGATTCTCGACCGCGAACCCGGAATCCAAAATCCTGCCGAAATCCCGGACACCGGGAAAACGCCGGCACCGACTATTGTGTTCCGCGATCTCGACCTCGAAATTGACGGCCGAACCTTCCTTAAAAACATCAACCTTGAAATTCCGTGTGGCCAGACACTGGGGATTACCGGGCCGACCGGCAGCGGCAAAACCCTGCTTACTTCGCTCGTCGCACGCCTTTCCGATCCGACGCGCGGCAGTATCACCATCGGCGGAACCGATATACGGGAAATGCCACTAACCCGCCTGCGCGGAATGATAGGCTATGCCGCTCAGGAACCCGTACTCTTTTCCCGCACCCTGGAACACAATATCGGTTTCGGCCTGGAAGACCCCGATTTTTCAACCATTGGATGGGCCGCCGACATCGCCCACCTGCACGACGATGTTGCCGGATTCCCCGAACAGTACCAGACCATGCTGGGCGAACGCGGAGTAACCCTTTCCGGAGGCCAGCGGCAGCGCACCTCCATCAGCCGCGCCATTGCCCGCAAACCCGAAATTCTGATTCTCGACGATGTACTTTCCGCCGTCGACACCCAGACCGAAGCCGCCATCATGTCCAAACTTCAGCCGGTCATGAACGAGCGCACCACGTTGTTTGTCAGTCACCGCATTTCCACCTTGCGTTATGCCGACACCATCATTGTGATTGAAGACGGAAAAATCACACAGCGCGGCACCCACGAGGAACTGATTGCACAACCCGGCTATTACGCCGAGCTCAACACCATGCAACAGCTGCAGGAAAAACTGGAGGAAGAGCGATGA